Below is a genomic region from Salmo salar chromosome ssa11, Ssal_v3.1, whole genome shotgun sequence.
gtcgtcaagccacggagcaggaggggaggaccgagccggccgggaaggtagggaggttaaagtcacccagaattgtgaggggtgagcaaTCCTCAGGacaggaacttatcaaggcgtcaagctcattgatgaactctccaagggaacctggagggcgataaatgataaggatgttaagcttgaatgggctagtgactgtgacagcatggaattcaaaggaggagatagacagatgggtcaggggagaaagagagcatgTCCACTTGGGAgcgatgaggattccagtgccaccaccccgctgaccagatgctctcggggtatgcgagaacacatggtcagaggaggagagagcagtaggagtagcagtgttttctgtggtaatccatgtttccgtcagcgccaagaagttgagggactggagggtagcataggctgagatgcttctctctacctctccctctctctgcctgtacTCATATTCAACCTCTGCCTTCACCCTATTGCAGCAGTTTATTTTCTCATCATTTGCCTGCATCATGTTGCAAGGAGAGAGTGTTCTGAGCACAGGTCAATCACTCCACAATGAGAATGATTATACAGTTGATTATCCAGTGCCACATTCAACAGACTACTACTGTTGGCAATCAGAATACATGCTTGTTGAGGTCCAAGAGTCGACTCAGTGAATACATGCAGCCCAGTGGGCAAGAGTCATGGCAACAGGTCTATTCATACCTCCTCTATGTCTGCACTATTAAAACAGATCGCCGCCACATGTAGCGTAAGAGATAGCAAGCCTCCCTGGCTCAGAGCCTGTTAGTGTCAGCTTTTAAGTGCTGCGATTAGTGATAAAAGCTCACACAACATGATAGGCTAACACCTCTGTAGGCACCTGGATGGATCACAGTAGTTTATCCATTTCACTCAGACCACTAATGATATGTTTGCAggtatgcacacacaaacacacaccacatgcacgcacacacacacacacacacacacacacacacacacacacacacacacacacacacacacacacacacacacacacacacacacacacacacacacacacacacacacacacacacacacacatatgcatttGCAACCACGCATGCATGCCTaggaatgcatgcacacacacattactggagacacagacacacacacactgtccatcATGTCCTATGAGCAGGGCCAGCAAAAACAGCAGCTGACAGACAGTAATAGAGCCTGGctgtcaaatcacatttatttataaatcaaatcaaatgtatttataaagcccttcttacatcagctgatatctcaaagtgctgtacagaaacccagcctaaaaccccaaacagcaagcaatgcaggtgtagaagcacagtggctaggaagaactccctagaaaggccagaacctaggaagaaacctagagaggaaccaggctatgaggggtggccagtcctcttctggctgtgccaggtggagattataacagaacattgccaagatgttcaaatgttcatagatgaccagcagggtcaaataataataatcacagtggttgtcgagggtgtaacaggtcagcacctcaggaataaatgtcagttggctttccatagccgatcattcagagtatctctaccgctcctgctgtctctagagagttgaaaacagcaggtctgggacaggtatcacgtccggtgaacaggtcagggttccatagccacagaaTTGGCAGAattgttgaaactggagcagcaccaTGGCCATGTGGACaagagacagcaaggagtcatcaggccaggtagtcctgaggcatggtcctgggaagaaagaaagaaagaaagaaagaaagaaagaaagaaagaaagaaagaaagaaagaaagaaagaaagaaagaaagaaagaaaaaattagagagagcatacttaaattcacacaggacaccgaataAGACAGGAGAAGTACTCCAGACATAACAGACTGAGTGGGTGTGAGCATGAgtgtgtgcttttgtgtgtgtagatgtgtgtacgtgaatgtctgtgtgtacgtgcatgtctgtgtgtacaCCTGGGTGAGAGACCCTTTGATCCCCTTATTGGGTAGATTAATATTTGAATTCATAGATGGACacatcccaccatccctcctacTGTGTctcctctatatccacccattcatccccctctctcttctctccctccccattctGAGAATAATATGTTCTGCATCTTTTCTAGATTAACAGTCATCAAAAACGTCATGTTTAATTACATACATGTACAGTATCTATGTTATGTTGATTTCATTCCATGTCTACTTTGTCAACAGTATGTTAATGTCAGGCTGATCTTTATTGTGGAGAGTGCACTCATGTACAACTAGGGGGATTCTCAGGTGAAGGACAGCTTGGCTGTAGCCCTAAACGatgtgctgctactactacttctcaGCTCATTATCCATGCATGTAGGTCACTGGAATATGCAGCTCTGGGGAGGCTGTACAGCTGGTGACCACAGGCATGACAGAGACAGAAAAGTGAAGTTTGTCCGATATCTTACCTGTGAGAATTCATAAAATACCTACATTCTCAAAGTGATTTTCTAACGGAGCATTTTTCACCtggtattttaacctgttgggtctagggggcagcatttgcatgtctggataaaaaaaatgtacccgatttaatctggttactaatcctacccagtaactagaatatgcatatacttattatatatggatagaaaacactctaaagtttccaaaactgtttgaatggtgtctgtgagtataacagaactcatttggcaggcaaaaccctgagacattttctgacaggaagtggatacctgatgtgttgtattgactttaaacctatcccattgaaaaacacaggggtttaggaatattttggcacttcctattgcttccactagatgtcaccagcctttacaaagtgttttgagtcttctggagggagatctgaccgaacaagagccatggaacgatgatgtcccattagacacctggcgcgcgagttcatgttgggtaccctcgttccaatacgttataaaagagtatgcattcgtccaccttgaatattattcatgttctggttaaaaaaggccctaatgatttatgctatacaacgtttgacatgtttgaacgaacggaaatatattttttcccctcgttcatgacgagaagtccggctggcttacatcatgtgctaacgagacggagatttttggacataaatgatgagcttttttgaacaaaactacattcgttatggacctgtgatacctggaagtgacatctgatgaagagaatcaaaggtaatggattatttacatagtattttcgattttagatctccccaacatgacgtctagtctgtatcgcaacgcgtatttttctgggcgcagtgctcagattattgcaaagtgtgatttcccagtaaggttatttttaaatctggcaagttgattgcgttcaagagatgtaaatctataattctttaaatgacaatataatattttaccaatgttttctaattttaattatttaatttgtgacgctgacttgactgccggttattggagggaaacgatttcctcaacatcaatgccatagtaaaacgctgtttttggatataaatatgaacttgatagaactaaaaatgcatgcattgtctaacataatgtcctaggagtgtcatctgatggagattgtaaaaggttagtgcatcattttagctggttttatggttttggtgaccctgtctttgacttgacaaaacattacacacaactcttgtaaatgtactgtcctaacatactctaaatttatgctttcgccataaaacctttttgaaatcgtaaaacgtggttagattaaggagatgtttatctttcaaatggtgtaaaatagttgtatttttgaaaaatttgaattttgacatttatttggattcaaatttgccgctcttgaaatgcacctgctgttgatggagtgcaccacgggtggcacgctagcgtcccacctagccccaagaggttaacacttAATTGAATAGTTTCAAAGCTCTCTATTTTGTCGACATTCAAGGCGATAAAAcgacacatacagtatgtgtgctaATCAATTACTCTGATGACACCAATATATCCTCCCCTCCTGTAATATAGGCAAAGAGAATGATGTGCTGTAGTATGAGGATGTTCCCACCATCCTTATTTAGGTTGACTTACTTAACCAATCTCCCTGTAATCTGTTGGAAACCCACCAGTAACACAGCACCTTCAGGTGGCCCAGATATGTGGTGATAGGAGGACTATTTGATGCATTTGAAACAAAGGTAATTAGGCCCTGAGTTTGCGAGGTGTTATTAAAATGCTAAACAGTTTAAGGGCTGGATAACATGACAATATAAACCTCATCTGGATGTGGgagggaaggacagagggagaaaaTAGAACACATCTGATTTGTATTCGCTGCGGGTGAATGTTATTTCATACATTACAGAATGCAATATGCCTATGGATCATTATTGTCCAAATGAACTCTATGCTGATGTTTTCACTCTCCCCTACCTGTAGTGGTTTGCTTGTTCCCAAGGCAGTAATATTTATTATTTTTGGTGAATTCAAACAAATAGGCCTAATCTAAACATGCTGCGTCACATGTCAACAGTAGTGAGAATTTGCtgcataaaaaatgttttattaattgaTCATAGTATAGCTTTTGCTACATTGAAATGTTCATTAGGCCTATTGACTCTTCAGAGATGCAGAGGCAGCTCGGTCTCCACTGTCAACATGAAGTCATAAAGTGCTGCATGCTCCAGCAGCTTTGCATCCTCATTGGCATTATCAGTATCAGGGATAGCGGAGGCAGCCATATCCTTCAGCTCATTGTCATCTTCATACTCAGCGATGAGGTCTTTCAGGCTGATCTCACTGATGGATTTCTCCATAgaggtgtctgttagggtggaGATCAAATCTTTAGCAGAGTCATCCTTCACATCCTCATCAGTAGTGATCATGTCCTTAGTGCTGTCAGGTGTCAGGGCCATGTCAAGAGTGGAGGTCTGGGTAATGGAGTCTGACGTGTGAACATCTATCATGGTCTCCGATGAGACCGTGGAGATCTGGCTCTGAGAGGTGGCAGTGGTCTGTGAGTCTGTGTTCATATCTGTTGTCTGTGTTTCCATCTGTGCGTGTGTCGAAGTGTTGGTAGAGGATGActttctctctgtcctagttGCCATAGACGAGGTGGTCAGAGGGACTCCAGGTAGCTGCCACTCCAACAGGTGGATGGGCAGGTTCCTTGCCAGGGAAAACTGAGAGAGGGAGCTCTACACGGAGGAAAAGGGTGGTTAGGTTGAGGTCATAGGGGAAAGTGTCTAGATGTTTGAATCTTTGTCTGTCCGTATAGTAATTTAGGTTTCAGTAACTTACGTGGGCACGTGGTAGAGTCGGAGAGTCAGGTCTTATGTAAATTTCCTCCACAGGGGTCTTCACTTGCCGGGGTGTCCTTCGATTTTCCTGCATAACACAATTGTAACACCCAATGATGACACAGCATTATGGGAAAGATATTTTGCTCACAATAAAATATGATATAGCATGTTTGGTTGTCTCACAGAGTTAGGTCTTTGTCCCGAATTAGTTCCCTTGTCTGTTTCTGGTGTTGTACTTATGGGTTTGTGGTCTTGAGATGATTTCAACAGCTGAACTTCAGTCTGgtctttctccctccccaccTTTCCCTTACTCTTGTCCTTTACCCTTTTGGTTGTAACATCACCTCCAGACAAGTCCGAGCCTGTGTAGATTAGACATTTTGATTTTGAAGACACTTTCTTCCAAGTGGAGCCAATCTCAATCTATATCTAATCAACAGACACCCCATAACACTCACCAGTATCAGATGCATTATCTTTGTCCTGGTCCTTTCTACTCTGTCTGTTCTGAGAGGGACGAGTCTTCCTCAGCTTGACTTTCCCACCACAGCAGAAGAGAGTGAACAGCTGCAGGGCCGCCACAGCTGGATGGgtgctcttcttctctttctgctGGGTCTCCTTTGCTTTCTCCTTGGGGGAGACCTCAGTGTCGCAATCAGTACATCAGTTAGAAATCTACTGATATTTCAAACTACAATATCAATGTTGAATATATGTAGCCAATGAGCTCTAGCTTGATTGGCAGCAAATATTATTTCCTAAGTGTGTTTCCATGTCATAATGTTACCCCATAATAACTAGGGTTAGTGCTGTCCgtgatccttgggacgtccctaccctaaaccctaacattaacccctaccttaaccttaacccttaccttaaacatTTCAATTTCAACGTCAAAGGTCAGAGTTGGGACGTTCCATGGATTCCGTATAGACTTTTCCTAATAACTATTAGGGCCTACCCCATCCGAAGGGGCATTGTGACATTATCACATTTGTCAAGCCTTGTCAAAGGATTAAAATCAACACAATATGCTGTGTTTTCCTTATTGTGGTCATTATCAGCTGTCAAATGCATTGGTAAATCCTCATTAATAAGCACATTTTGATGTCTTACCGAGTTAGGTCTTTGTTTAATGTATTTTTCTTTTTCCGGTGTGGTTCTGCATTTGTGGTCCTGAGATTCAATGCAATGTTTCTCTCCCCCAACCTTTCCTTTACTCTTGTCCTTGATCCTTTTCACGTCACCTGCAGAGTAGTCCAAGCCTGTAAGTGAAACATTTCTAAGACATGTGACCTGTTTTTTTCCATGTGAAGCCTAAATAATTGTACTATGTAGCAGCACTAATCAATATACAACTCCTAACACTCACCAGTATCAGAGTCATTATTGTTGTTCGTCTCGTTTATCGTCGTTCCCTTTCTCCCCTCACCACTCTGGGAGGGATCAAAGGGTGTTTTCTTCACCTTGACGCAGCTCAGCAGTGTAAACAGCTGAAGAAAGGTCAGGGCTTGAGGGATCCTCTTCTCCTTGGGTTTATCTTTATGTTCCTGTGTCTCCTTTGGATTCTCCCTAGGGGATACCTCAGGGACAGGGTCACTTAGTCTCTGACCCATGTCACGACAAGGTTGTTGTAACAAGGTATTGTTGTAATCAATCAAATCAGTTATCGGTTGAGAGATCATTC
It encodes:
- the LOC106592769 gene encoding serine-rich adhesin for platelets isoform X4; translated protein: MFKEKAKETQQKEKKSTHPAVAALQLFTLFCCGGKVKLRKTRPSQNRQSRKDQDKDNASDTGSDLSGGDVTTKRVKDKSKGKVGREKDQTEVQLLKSSQDHKPISTTPETDKGTNSGQRPNSENRRTPRQVKTPVEEIYIRPDSPTLPRAHSSLSQFSLARNLPIHLLEWQLPGVPLTTSSMATRTERKSSSTNTSTHAQMETQTTDMNTDSQTTATSQSQISTVSSETMIDVHTSDSITQTSTLDMALTPDSTKDMITTDEDVKDDSAKDLISTLTDTSMEKSISEISLKDLIAEYEDDNELKDMAASAIPDTDNANEDAKLLEHAALYDFMLTVETELPLHL
- the LOC106592769 gene encoding uncharacterized protein isoform X2 encodes the protein MISQPITDLIDYNNTLLQQPCRDMGQRLSDPVPEVSPRENPKETQEHKDKPKEKRIPQALTFLQLFTLLSCVKVKKTPFDPSQSGEGRKGTTINETNNNNDSDTGLDYSAGDVKRIKDKSKGKVGGEKHCIESQDHKCRTTPEKEKYIKQRPNSEKAKETQQKEKKSTHPAVAALQLFTLFCCGGKVKLRKTRPSQNRQSRKDQDKDNASDTGSDLSGGDVTTKRVKDKSKGKVGREKDQTEVQLLKSSQDHKPISTTPETDKGTNSGQRPNSENRRTPRQVKTPVEEIYIRPDSPTLPRAHSSLSQFSLARNLPIHLLEWQLPGVPLTTSSMATRTERKSSSTNTSTHAQMETQTTDMNTDSQTTATSQSQISTVSSETMIDVHTSDSITQTSTLDMALTPDSTKDMITTDEDVKDDSAKDLISTLTDTSMEKSISEISLKDLIAEYEDDNELKDMAASAIPDTDNANEDAKLLEHAALYDFMLTVETELPLHL
- the LOC106592769 gene encoding uncharacterized protein isoform X3, with amino-acid sequence MISQPITDLIDYNNTLLQQPCRDMGQRLSDPVPEVSPRENPKETQEHKDKPKEKRIPQALTFLQLFTLLSCVKVKKTPFDPSQSGEGRKGTTINETNNNNDSDTGDVKRIKDKSKGKVGGEKHCIESQDHKCRTTPEKEKYIKQRPNSVSPKEKAKETQQKEKKSTHPAVAALQLFTLFCCGGKVKLRKTRPSQNRQSRKDQDKDNASDTGSDLSGGDVTTKRVKDKSKGKVGREKDQTEVQLLKSSQDHKPISTTPETDKGTNSGQRPNSENRRTPRQVKTPVEEIYIRPDSPTLPRAHSSLSQFSLARNLPIHLLEWQLPGVPLTTSSMATRTERKSSSTNTSTHAQMETQTTDMNTDSQTTATSQSQISTVSSETMIDVHTSDSITQTSTLDMALTPDSTKDMITTDEDVKDDSAKDLISTLTDTSMEKSISEISLKDLIAEYEDDNELKDMAASAIPDTDNANEDAKLLEHAALYDFMLTVETELPLHL
- the LOC106592769 gene encoding uncharacterized protein isoform X1; the encoded protein is MISQPITDLIDYNNTLLQQPCRDMGQRLSDPVPEVSPRENPKETQEHKDKPKEKRIPQALTFLQLFTLLSCVKVKKTPFDPSQSGEGRKGTTINETNNNNDSDTGLDYSAGDVKRIKDKSKGKVGGEKHCIESQDHKCRTTPEKEKYIKQRPNSVSPKEKAKETQQKEKKSTHPAVAALQLFTLFCCGGKVKLRKTRPSQNRQSRKDQDKDNASDTGSDLSGGDVTTKRVKDKSKGKVGREKDQTEVQLLKSSQDHKPISTTPETDKGTNSGQRPNSENRRTPRQVKTPVEEIYIRPDSPTLPRAHSSLSQFSLARNLPIHLLEWQLPGVPLTTSSMATRTERKSSSTNTSTHAQMETQTTDMNTDSQTTATSQSQISTVSSETMIDVHTSDSITQTSTLDMALTPDSTKDMITTDEDVKDDSAKDLISTLTDTSMEKSISEISLKDLIAEYEDDNELKDMAASAIPDTDNANEDAKLLEHAALYDFMLTVETELPLHL